In Candidatus Woesearchaeota archaeon, a genomic segment contains:
- a CDS encoding helix-turn-helix domain-containing protein — MAEKKSFLLLSLNEVKLKKIADAIGSETAQKILDLIAEKGSVTETEISKALMIPLSTVHYNMKNLVESTLVAANEFHYSEKGKEVNHYSLANKYIIIAPKEAESGLRDRIKNLLFTAVTVLIVASSIPLFSILKGNFRRSSLNLMSAKTAAYSEAAADSSLPAPMAAGGESLGVSGIGSTQLFLIFIGGAALALAAYLIIEKIRGIRAERKP; from the coding sequence ATGGCTGAAAAAAAATCATTCCTTCTGCTCTCATTGAACGAAGTGAAGCTGAAGAAGATTGCTGATGCAATAGGAAGCGAAACAGCCCAGAAGATACTGGACTTAATAGCAGAAAAGGGCTCTGTAACTGAGACTGAAATCTCAAAGGCGCTGATGATTCCGCTTTCAACAGTTCATTACAACATGAAAAACCTCGTGGAAAGCACTCTTGTGGCTGCAAATGAGTTCCACTACAGCGAGAAGGGAAAAGAAGTAAACCATTACTCCCTTGCAAACAAATACATAATAATAGCCCCAAAGGAAGCTGAAAGCGGATTAAGGGACAGGATAAAAAACCTCCTTTTCACAGCAGTAACCGTGCTTATCGTAGCATCCTCAATACCCCTGTTCTCAATCCTTAAAGGCAATTTCAGGCGCTCTTCTCTTAATCTAATGTCTGCAAAAACAGCAGCATATTCAGAAGCAGCAGCGGACTCTTCCCTTCCTGCGCCCATGGCAGCTGGGGGAGAATCTCTGGGAGTTTCAGGGATTGGGAGCACACAGCTCTTCTTGATATTCATTGGCGGAGCAGCGCTTGCGCTTGCAGCTTACCTTATCATAGAAAAGATAAGGGGGATAAGGGCGGAAAGGAAACCATAA